The stretch of DNA ACTCGTATGGAGTTATTATCTCTTAAAAACAGAACTAAACTTGCTGTTAAAGGGCATGGTTTACTCAAAGAGAAAAGGGATGCTTTAATTAAAGAGTTTTTTGATATCTTGGATCGTGTCAAAGGTATTCGTGAAAATGCAGAATTAAGTCTACAGGAAGCTAATGATGCTTTACTTGAAGCTCAAATTGCAATGGGTGATTTGGCTGTTAAGAAAGCAGCATTATCTGTTAAAGAATCCATTGATGTAGAAATTACATCAAGAAGTGTAATGGGTGTTGCAGTACCTGTAACCAATGTTAAAATGGAAGAAAGATCTCTTATTGACAGGGGTTACGGTTTTTCAGACACCACAATACAATTAGACGAAGCTGCAAAGAAATTCGAGGAATCTCTTAAGTATTTAATTGAACTTGGTGAAGTAGAAAAAACTATTTTCTTACTCGCTGAAGAAATTGAAGCTACAAAACGTAGAGTAAATGCTTTAGAACACATTATGATTCCAAGATTCCAAAATACTGAAAAGTATATTGATATGAGACTCCAAGAAATGGAAAGAGAAAACTTCGTAAGATTGAAAATGATTAGATCAACAATGGAGAAAAATGAAAAAGCAGCTGCTGCAGCTGAAGCAGCTCAAAATGCAGAAGCTTAAATTTTTCTCTTTTACTTCTCATTTTCTTTTATTTTTATTTATTTTATTATTTAAAGCTCAAATTTTAATTAGTTTTTAAAAATAGTTATTTTAATTTAGTTACTGTAAAAATTTTTCTTACTGGAAATTCCAGAAAACGGTGTAAAAATGAAAAGAAATCCAATTGACCAATTTATGAAAGACCCTGATAATAAAGCGAAGTTATTTATCTGGATGACTCGTGCAATGATTATTACCACTTTTATGATAACTCTTGGTGTAATATTATTCATTTGCCATCTAGTTGGGCTTTTTTAGCAACTTCATTTACTTTTTTGCTTGCTGATTCTACTTTTTCAAATAATTCTTTAAAATCTTCATCAGTATCAATTATTGTTAGCAACGGCTGTGATTTTTCAGTTATTGATCCGATGTGGGGAAGGTCATAGATGTTGTCCAAATCTATTTTTTCGTATTTCATCCTTGTTGGAGAATAGATAATTTTTTTGTAGGAGTAACATTTCGGTTTTGGAATATTTACTATTTCACCTTGGCATGCCTTGATGTGGGCATCTAGCATGTTTATGCCTAATGACTTTTCAACACATTCGAATGTCCCCTGAAGTCGAGGATTGATTTCGATAACATATAATCCATTTTCATTAAGAACATAGTCAACGCCATTTGAACCCAGCAACTTAAATTCCTTAGCTAGTTTTTCGGATGTTGTTTTCATTTGGTGAACTATCCCATCGATGTCATTCACTTTCGCCATTATTGACTCGTCTGTCAGAGGCAAAATATTTCCAACATATATGAAGCTGTTATTTTTTTCAAAGTCATTCTCGGTAAGCAGTCTTGAATTGATTATTGTTTTTGAATCATTCTGGCTGGCCAATAATGATGAACTTAGGTTGATGCCCTCCACATATTCCTGCAAAATGAATTCATTGTCACTAAATTGCAACTCTTCCACATTATCTAAAAGAGTTATGTCATACCCTCCACTTCCTTTAACGGGTTTTAAAATAAATTGAATGTCATTGTAATTTTCACTTATTTCAAATGCTTCACCTATATCACTTAACCTAAAAGTCATAGGTGTTAAAAATTTATTTTCAATTCTTTTAAAGAATTTGAATTTATCCTCAATGTTTCCAACATCAGAGGTTCCCAAAATTTTCTTTCGATCTTTTTTTGAAAAGTCGCTTGGCGAAACACCTGAGATTGGAATTATATGGTCAACCTCATCAATGTAATCTCTTGAGATATCCAAAAGGTTTTGAGGATTGAACTCATTTTCAAAAACACCGCAACTTTCATCCACACTTTCATTTAGAATAATTTTCTGATTTTTGATGGTTGGAGTATCTGATGTGGAAAAGTAACTAGTGGAGTATATTTCATAGTCTAGCTGCAATGCACTGTTAAGCATACTTCTTGTATCAATTCCAATAAGTAATAGCTTTTTCATAAAATATCAATAAAAATAGTTTTTAGAAATAGTCCCGAGCGGAGTCGAACCGCCGTCTCCGGGTCCAAAGCCTAGAAGGATTACCACTACCCTACGGGACTATAATGTGCTGTATTATTACAACATTTAATATATATTTATCATGTAGTATTTATATCTATCGGTTATTTGATAATTTTTGGTAAAATAAGCATTTATCATGCCACATACATTCAAAACAAATTTTAGAAACGCTTTCTTTTGTATTAAAAATATTATCAATTTTTTCAAATAAATCAACAGAATTATGCTCTTTTGAAATATCTAATTTATTTAACACTTCATTGTCCATATTTATGATTCTTTCATTTTGCAATTCATCGCCGCAAATATTATTTTTCAGATTGGGGCATGCTTTGCAAATGTCGTCAGGGGCGTTTGTCAGATAAACATTTGTCTGAGGTAATTTTCTTTTTTCATTGACCTCAATCATGTTTTCAGTAAAGTTTTCATCGTATCCGTAGCCCTGAAAACCCTTAAGGCATAATAAGTGATGTCCTCTTAAGAATAGTTTCATATTAATCAAAAAAATAATAAAAAAAGAAAGGTTAAAAAACCTTTTTAGTCTTTTGGTAAGAATACTTTAGAAACAGATGCTGCACCTAAAATCTTTACAATATCTCCTACAATGAATGGTACAAGACCCATCATTAAAAGATCAACAACGCCAATGGTTGCGCCTTGAGTTAAGCTATACCATAATGCAAGACCTGCAAGACCTGGAATGTAAATCAAAGCGAAATTTGCAATTCCAATCACGATTGCCATTCTTGTAAAGTTACGTGCTTTTGCATATTTTTCAGTTATTGCCCCAATAAAGTATGATGCAATGACAAATCCAATGAAGAATCCGAGAGTTGAACCTAAGAATATGTCAAGCCCGCCGGTCATTCCTCCAAACCAAGGGATGAATGCAACACCTAAAACAATATATAGAATTTGGCTTAGGCATCCGTATTTTTTACCTAAGAATAAACCAGAACATAATACTGCAAAAGTCTGTGCAGTTATAGGAACTGGAGTCCATGGGAGCGGGATAATGATTTGTGCCATTATACCAGTAAAACATGCCATCATTAAGGACATGAGTAACTTGGTTGCAGTACTGGCATCTTGAATTCTTTCAAAAACATTTTTTCTGGTACTATAATAATTATCCAAATTGATATTCATTTTTTACCTCCAATTTCCGAATACTATTTAGTTTTTGTTCTTTATATTATATTATTATTTCGAATCTTAAGGGATTTAATAAAAAAAATAAGATGAGAATTAGGTTATTCTCATATTTAATCTATAGTTATGATTTTCACATCTTGCGGTTTTTTAACTATATTTACGGTTTTGAAAGCAACTAACTTGTTGATTCCTTTTTGTGATGCCACATCAACAAGTCTTTGGGAGATTACTCCATCAAATATTACAGTATCAGCAGTTCCATCAATGTTTTTAATCTCTTCATAGATGTTTTCCACTTCAACTTCTTTGGTCATATTCAATGCTTCATCCAAAATGGCTCCGCTTCCTGTGCCTTCGAATTCTTTTAGCATGTCTTTCATTAAGCTGACTTCATCGTCTTCGATAATTTCAGGTTCAGGAGCAGCTTCTTCACGGCGGTTATTATTGTATCTTTGTTTTTTATTGTTGTTTCTGCCGTTGTGTCTGTTGTTTTCTTTTTTACCGTTATTGTCATTCAAGATGTTTGAGGTAGCTAAGAACTGTGCAGTTGGGACTTTATCTCTTAAAGCGACTAACACTTCATCTTTTTCCAAGTCTTCAACTTCTTTTCCTTTTGGAGCACGGGTAATGTA from Methanobrevibacter sp. YE315 encodes:
- a CDS encoding V-type ATP synthase subunit D, whose product is MAQDIIDGINPTRMELLSLKNRTKLAVKGHGLLKEKRDALIKEFFDILDRVKGIRENAELSLQEANDALLEAQIAMGDLAVKKAALSVKESIDVEITSRSVMGVAVPVTNVKMEERSLIDRGYGFSDTTIQLDEAAKKFEESLKYLIELGEVEKTIFLLAEEIEATKRRVNALEHIMIPRFQNTEKYIDMRLQEMERENFVRLKMIRSTMEKNEKAAAAAEAAQNAEA
- a CDS encoding DUF1284 domain-containing protein gives rise to the protein MKLFLRGHHLLCLKGFQGYGYDENFTENMIEVNEKRKLPQTNVYLTNAPDDICKACPNLKNNICGDELQNERIINMDNEVLNKLDISKEHNSVDLFEKIDNIFNTKESVSKICFECMWHDKCLFYQKLSNNR
- a CDS encoding biotin transporter BioY: MNLDNYYSTRKNVFERIQDASTATKLLMSLMMACFTGIMAQIIIPLPWTPVPITAQTFAVLCSGLFLGKKYGCLSQILYIVLGVAFIPWFGGMTGGLDIFLGSTLGFFIGFVIASYFIGAITEKYAKARNFTRMAIVIGIANFALIYIPGLAGLALWYSLTQGATIGVVDLLMMGLVPFIVGDIVKILGAASVSKVFLPKD
- a CDS encoding ATP-grasp domain-containing protein, producing the protein MKKLLLIGIDTRSMLNSALQLDYEIYSTSYFSTSDTPTIKNQKIILNESVDESCGVFENEFNPQNLLDISRDYIDEVDHIIPISGVSPSDFSKKDRKKILGTSDVGNIEDKFKFFKRIENKFLTPMTFRLSDIGEAFEISENYNDIQFILKPVKGSGGYDITLLDNVEELQFSDNEFILQEYVEGINLSSSLLASQNDSKTIINSRLLTENDFEKNNSFIYVGNILPLTDESIMAKVNDIDGIVHQMKTTSEKLAKEFKLLGSNGVDYVLNENGLYVIEINPRLQGTFECVEKSLGINMLDAHIKACQGEIVNIPKPKCYSYKKIIYSPTRMKYEKIDLDNIYDLPHIGSITEKSQPLLTIIDTDEDFKELFEKVESASKKVNEVAKKAQLDGK